A stretch of Caenorhabditis elegans chromosome IV DNA encodes these proteins:
- the T13F2.6 gene encoding DUF4210 domain-containing protein (Confirmed by transcript evidence) has product MNHLNENTQYTNKSDIVSAEILVLDLILKGSTSYKYVVCHQKNLFESTIPLVSLKEFGRNGLQFGTVLNGSFSFDSSKKQIHVKSVKCIYMLPKATPGNKWAQLKLEFDEKLKRNVLACSALTTGCLTYLDKDYTSPSIFNDMLGLIADCELQPKLPKREIGRLLCTVIAVQCPTEKIWKFRIETVKKFDKIVSLAMSANVSVDEHFGLVTREECEEKRDLRLVSSRDFPRDVRIFRSGSHCCESIESGHRRPHHHQSKCMNTCVGEVRLIGKCMAFRMKRCHGMNATQPVPLDSLLSPVIPSASSTTIKSANYSPFIPTTTTGGHVDYGSMRNNVSQLQVNVQSGFVEVVTIAEYSGYTDHDGRPLLWSHDVEFVVDISGMFHDQNLSLGLYEIKVVRFHRSNVFAKWRLARKNPILKAMRTRFHSQSAHSINLATMGVSDISLNEDGICEQEQRPRRRLLSFSRFGSSAQSCCLPRTDSLDKVGLYDALVRNEKTSISSTTSSATVKTFPKANTPLGTKRLNYSRSVSMSNKPIELDDDLMWRHHDTSVLKIVEDEDESVLPKLSLSVDYDENSNVF; this is encoded by the exons ATGAATCATCTCAACGAAAACACCCAATACACTAATAAAAGTGATATTGTGTCGGCCGAAATACTCGTTTTAGACTTGATCCTCAAAGGATCAACTagtt ataaatacGTCGTGTGCCatcaaaaaaaccttttcgAATCAACGATTCCATTGGTTTCACTGAAAGAATTCGGACGGAATGGACTTCAATTCGGCACTGTTCTCAACGGAAGTTTCAGTTTTGA ctcatctaaaaaacaaattcatgTAAAATCAGTAAAGTGCATATACATGCTCCCAAAAGCTACACCTGGCAACAAATGGGCTCAGttgaaacttgaatttgatgaaaagttGAAGAGAAATGTACTGGCATGCTCAGCTCTCACTACTGGTTGTTTAACATATCTGGATAAAGATTACACCTCTCcgtcaattttcaatgatatGTTGGGACTTATTGCCGACTGTGAACTACAaccaaaacttccaaaacgagaaattg GTCGCCTTTTATGCACTGTCATAGCAGTTCAATGCCCTACCGAGAagatctggaaatttcgaattgaGACTGTCAagaaattcgataaaattgtTTCCTTGGCGATGTCTGCAAATGTTTCCGTTGATGAACATTTTGGTCTCGTGACAAGAGAGGAATGTGAGGAGAAACGTGATTTGAGGCTTGTGTCGAGTCGAGACTTTCCAAGAGatgttcgaattttcagaag TGGGTCACACTGTTGTGAAAGCATTGAATCAGGGCACCGCCGTCCACATCATCATCAGTCGAAATGTATGAATACATGTGTTGGAG aagtAAGGCTTATCGGAAAGTGTATGGCATTCCGTATGAAGCGGTGTCACGGAATGAATGCAACTCAACCAGTTCCATTAGATTCTCTCTTGTCGCCCGTCATACCTTCAGCATCATCTACAACAATCAAATCTGCGAATTATTCACCATTTATTCCAACAACTACAACAGGTGGTCACGTTGACTATGGATCGATGCGTAACAACGTTTCTCAACTACAAGTGAATGTTCAGAGTGGATTCGTAGAAGTTGTGACAATTGCCGAATATTCTGGATACACGGATCACGATGGCCGTCCTCTTCTTTGGAGTCATGATGTGGAGTTTGTTGTGGATATCAGTGGAATGTTTCACGATCAGAACTTGAGTCTCGGATTGTATGAGATTAAAGTTGTCAGATTTCATCGATCGAATGTTTTTGCTAAATGGAGATTGGCTAGAAAGAATCCGATTTTGAAAGCAATGCGGA CTCGATTTCATTCACAAAGTGCACACTCTATCAACTTGGCTACAATGGGTGTTAGTGATATATCGCTGAACGAAGACGGAATATGTGAGCAAGAGCAACGACCAAGAAGACGATTACTCTCATTCTCTAGATTTGGAAGCTCGGCGCAG AGCTGCTGCCTTCCACGTACCGACTCACTCGACAAGGTTGGCCTCTACGATGCTCTCGTCAGAAATGAAAAGACAAGCATTTCGAGTACGACCAGCTCAGCAACTgtcaaaacttttccaaaagcCAATACTCCATTGGGAACTAAACGACTTAATTATTCACGATCAGTTTCGATGTCTAATAAG CCAATCGAATTGGATGATGATCTAATGTGGAGACATCATGACACATCAGTTCTCAAAATCGTcgaagatgaagatgaatcCGTTCTTCCTAAACTAAGCCTCAGCGTAGACTACGATGAGAATTCGAATGTCTTCTGA
- the ssp-36 gene encoding MSP domain-containing protein (Confirmed by transcript evidence), producing the protein MLTIEPPSATFPASGGSSTHTITSVNESRMAFKVKSSNNEHYRVRPVYGFVEARGKMKFEIIRLEGPVKDDKIMLQYAEVPADETDAQAPFKAGAQQGDVTILLKTT; encoded by the exons ATGCTAACCATCGAACCTCCATCTGCCACATTTCCAGCGTCAGGAGGAAGTTCCACGCACACAATTACGTCAGTGAACGAATCTCGAATGGCGTTTAAG GTGAAGTCATCAAATAATGAGCACTACCGAGTTCGTCCCGTGTATGGATTTGTCGAGGCAaggggaaaaatgaaatttgagataATTCGCCTCGAGGGTCCTGTGAAAGATGATAAAATTATGCTACAATATGCGGAAGTTCCAGCTGATGAGACAGATGCACAGGCACCATTCAAAGCTGGTGCTCAACAAGGAGATGTCACGATTCTATTGAAGACTACCTGA
- the msp-78 gene encoding Major sperm protein 78 (Confirmed by transcript evidence), with the protein MAQSVPPGDIQTQPGTKIVFNAPYDDKHTYHIKVINSSARRIGYGIKTTNMKRLGVDPPCGVLDPKEAVLLAVSCDAFAFGQEDTNNDRITIEWTNTPDGAAKQFRREWFQGDGMVRRKNLPIEYNP; encoded by the coding sequence ATGGCCCAATCCGTCCCACCAGGAGACATCCAAACCCAACCGGGTACCAAGATCGTCTTCAATGCGCCATACGATGACAAGCACACCTACCACATCAAGGTGATCAACTCATCGGCTCGTCGTATTGGATATGGTATCAAGACCACCAATATGAAGAGACTTGGAGTTGATCCACCATGTGGAGTTCTCGACCCAAAGGAAGCTGTGCTTCTTGCTGTTTCCTGCGATGCTTTTGCCTTCGGACAAGAGGATACCAACAACGACCGTATCACTATTGAGTGGACCAACACCCCGGATGGCGCTGCCAAGCAATTCCGTCGTGAATGGTTCCAGGGAGACGGAATGGTTCGTCGCAAGAACCTCCCAATTGAGTACAACCCATAG
- the nhr-97 gene encoding Nuclear hormone receptor family member nhr-97 (Confirmed by transcript evidence) translates to MKIEAVKMDRKLTKRKKEKTDEDDTDDGGSHESFETTTDAKRAKFDNSLLISSLQLIDKTSSAGNAKLSTLHFVQPSLQNLLDEPELLDGFRSEMSYRATRQADEQLCYDSERRLVTWAIDWCRQTAEIADVHHTNDKISLLRASCAPLVLLELGCQSSFGPSDTQIPFCNNSFLSAHCIPPSTSFLRWKTIQSLNKWAQRELKPLCLRAKEIVLLKALIALNPDANGLSSDAESSIRMLRERVHTALFQLLMENSEPITAASRLAQILLLIPQLSLMGVDVIEQVKVRNTFNKRSAFGEGLLFWQLYGDIFDDANDDSYLEHSASCSPTDSQYTTDSI, encoded by the exons atgaaaattgaag CTGTGAAAATGGATCGTAAGCTGACAAAGCGCAAAAAAGAGAAGACGGACGAAGATGATACGGATGATGGAGGAAGtcatgaaagttttgaaactacG acCGATGCGAAGCGTGCGAAATTCGACAATAGCTTGTTGATTTCTTCACTTCaattaattgataaaacatCATCAGCTGGTAATGCAAAGCTTTCAACTCTCCATTTCGTTCAACCATCACTTCAAAATCTTCTCGATGAACCAGAACTTCTTGACGGTTTTCGCTCAGAAATGAGTTATCGAGCGACTCGACAGGCCGACGAACAATTGTGTTACGATTCTGAACGTCGGTTGGTTACTTGGGCAATTGACTGGTGTCGTCAGACTGCTGAAATTGCAGATGTGCATCACACGAATGATAAG ATCTCCTTACTTCGTGCTTCTTGTGCTCCATTGGTCCTTTTGGAACTTGGATGTCAATCTTCATTTGGTCCTTCTGATACACAAATTCCCTTTTGTAACAACTCTTTTCTTTCTGCTCATTGTATACCACCATCCACATCGTTTCTTCGTTGGAAAACAATTCAATCGTTGAACAAATGGGCACAACGTGAGCTTAAGCCACTCTGTTTGAGAGCCAAGGAAATTGTGCTGCTAAAGGCTTTGATTGCTCTCAATCCAG atgccaACGGTCTATCCTCAGATGCTGAATCGTCAATCCGAATGCTCCGTGAACGTGTTCACACCGCTCTTTTCCAGTTGCTCATGGAGAATTCAGAGCCAATTACTGCTGCTTCTCGTCTTGCTCAAATACTTCTTCTCATTCCACAACTTTCC ttaatgGGAGTTGATGTAATTGAACAAGTAAAAGTTCGAAACACTTTCAACAAGCGATCAGCATTTGGCGAGGGACTCCTCTTCTGGCAACTATACGGAGATATTTTTGATGATGCCAATGATGACAGTTATCTCGAACATTCTGCATCTTGTAGCCCAACTGACAGCCAATATACAACCGACAGCATTTAA
- the sna-2 gene encoding Small Nuclear RNA (snRNA) Associated protein (Product from WormBase gene class sna;~Confirmed by transcript evidence), which produces MIELNPVKEYENVDTQSDAFDSVENVAEDKINDKSLRTIVVQNLKHPGGWLRNRQFQMLLNRCVIFDVSFSRPEDTDEKQIKYGKVEFVFSTVAGAREAYSTIQKMIIDGIRPEALVDPQFFSVETFQSSRQFFDISNDTRLVFLLDAPKSIDDHMISYFFEGKTPIHFQTLPMPSSNGLFQVEVLLSDKETAEKVLAGPSKFSMSDEDNECTVTLLSPREYSLYSKMDDIQQSTSAKKPLKQSYISENVGQTLAPEIDEDVISNRLLEIIDERKLNFAEINEKNELYELCDTVSSEYNGVPDSILKPAMGSVLQKHLNRTEMHWMREHLEGLLRVWKIEILNEQTYERPSFVPMETVAYQPVVEEQKTESTSKGAEKRQRAARKQMGVAAFLNANRDRLIVETGDVDMDSDDDGNVTIGGEALSFDSWARITKTKASGVVRANDDGSKKIGNGGLSKKQMRQARIVEGMSQEEWKKWRNEKSSNRKADIKQRIMARGAIIDEGEIDNETAVNGNSEVAIETVEPSPTLAAVKRILDEGEIDSDEEKQQASKSKKKKPATSDSSDSTSSSSEEDFDGPVDARKRRKLRRKKDRKNPRTTTASSLLDPTFRQMFENRKTILAQMTPAHKSAFVSALTQIVNNNPSGVSQAKASQVINTMMSGFK; this is translated from the exons ATGATCGAACTGAACCCGGTGAAGGAATACGAAAACGTGGATACTCAGTCAGACGCGTTTGATTCTGTTGAAAATGTTGCAGAGGACAAAATCAATGATAAATCGCTTCGAACAATTGTTGTACAGAATTTGAAACATCCTGGAGGTTGGCTTAGAAATCGACAG tttcaaatgtTACTCAATCGATGTgtcatttttgatgtttcattTTCACGACCAGAAGATACAGATGAAAAG CAAATaaaatatggaaaagtggAATTTGTGTTTTCGACAGTAGCTGGTGCACGTGAAGCTTATTCAACAATTCAAAAGATGATAATCGACGGAATACGACCAGAAGCTCTTGTTGATCCAcagtttt TTTCCGTCGAAACATTCCAGTCTTCTCGTCAATTCTTTGATATTTCTAATGATACTCGACTAGTTTTTCTTCTCGATGCTCCAAAATCAATTGATGATCATatgatttcatattttttcgaaggaaaaactccaattcattttcaaactcttCCCATGCCATCTTCAAATGGATTATTCCAAGTAGAAGTTTTACTGTCCGATAAAGAAACCGCAGAGAAAGTTTTGGCTGGACCATCGAAGTTTTCGATGAGTGATGAAGATAATGAATGTACAGTAAC actattGAGCCCGCGAGAATATtctttatattcaaaaatggatGATATTCAACAATCAACTTCCGCTAAAAAACCTCTCAAACAATcatatatttctgaaaatgtgggACAAACTCTCGCACCGGAAATTGACGAAGATGTAATTTCGAATCGTCTTCTCGAGATCATCGATGAACGAAAACTGAATTTCGCtgaaataaacgaaaaaaatgagcTTTATGAGCTCTGTGACACAGTATCATCTGAATATAATGGAGTTCCTGATTCAATTTTGAAGCCAGCGATGGGAAGTGTTctccaaaaacatttgaatcgAACGGAAATGCATTGGATGCGAGAACATTTGGAAGGACTGCTGAGagtatggaaaattgaaattctaaatgAGCAAACGTACGAGAGGCCTTCATTTGTACCAATGGAGACTGTCGCCTATCAGCCAGTTgttgaagaacaaaaaacgGAATCAACTAGTAAGGG AGCAGAAAAACGCCAACGAGCCGCTCGTAAACAAATGGGTGTTGCTGCATTCCTTAACGCGAATCGTGATCGCCTCATCGTCGAAACAGGAGATGTTGATATGGATTCAGATGATGATGGAAATGTTACTATCGGTGGTGAAGCGTTAAGCTTTGATTCGTGGGCTCGTATAACAAAAACCAAGGCAAGTGGAGTTGTTCGAGCCAACGATGATGGTTCAAAGAAGATTGGAAATGGTGGATTATCGAAGAAACAAATGAGACAGGCGAGAATTGTCGAAGGAATGAGTCAAGAAGAATGGAAGAAATGGAGAAATGAGAAGAGTTCAAACCGAAAAGCCGATATtaaacagagaattatggcAAGAGGAGCGATAATTGATGAAGGAGAAATTGATAATGAAACCGCTGTAAATGGAAATTCGGAAGTTGCAATAGAAACAGTGGAACCTTCTCCGACTCTTGCAGCTGTTAAACGTATTCTTGATGAAGGTGAAATAGATTCAGATGAAGAGAAACAGCAAGCGAGtaaaagcaaaaagaaaaagccaGCTACATCAGACTCTTCGGATTCAACATCATCATCTTCTGAAGAAGATTTCGATGGGCCTGTTGATGCGAGAAAAAGACGAAAGCTGCGAAGAAAGAAGGATCGCAAGAATCCACGTACTACAACGGCTTCGTCGTTATTGGATCCAACATTCCgtcaaatgtttgaaaatcggaaaactatTTTGGCACAAATGACTCCAGCACATAAATCAGCGTTCGTTAGTGCACTGACTCAG ATAGTAAATAACAATCCATCCGGAGTATCTCAAGCCAAAGCATCACAAGTAATAAACACAATGATGTCAGGATTCAAATAA
- the msp-79 gene encoding Major sperm protein 77/79 (Confirmed by transcript evidence) — MAQSVPPGDIQTQPGTKIVFNAPYDDKHTYHIKVINSSARRIGYGIKTTNMKRLGVDPPCGVLDPKEAVLLAVSCDAFAFGQEDTNNDRITVEWTNTPDGAAKQFRREWFQGDGMARRKNLPIEYNP, encoded by the coding sequence ATGGCCCAATCCGTCCCACCAGGAGACATCCAAACCCAACCGGGTACCAAGATCGTCTTCAATGCGCCATACGATGACAAGCACACCTACCACATCAAGGTGATCAACTCATCGGCTCGTCGTATTGGATATGGTATCAAGACCACCAATATGAAGAGACTTGGAGTTGATCCACCATGTGGAGTTCTCGACCCAAAGGAAGCTGTGCTTCTTGCTGTTTCCTGCGATGCCTTCGCCTTCGGACAAGAGGATACCAACAACGACCGTATCACTGTTGAGTGGACCAACACCCCGGATGGTGCTGCCAAGCAATTCCGTCGTGAATGGTTCCAGGGAGACGGTATGGCTCGTCGTAAGAACCTCCCAATTGAGTACAACCCATAG
- the cav-1 gene encoding Caveolin-1 (Confirmed by transcript evidence) gives MSTEQDIKTEEQIPLTYAAVAAPTVQTEGEAVVAPEEPKPKKNWFTFGKKKAAPTDETNIEEGGAPGDEPVKEKKEKKCWWSRCQKGEGEQKEENIAIGVDLVNRDANSMNNHVQLNFEDIFGEADSQHSWDCVWRLNHTVFTAVRLFIYRLVSLLALPFTIIFAIFFGLLASINVFIIVPLGKLLSIPGTLLAKLWNWLIHAIFDPIASAVGLIFSNFNIRKYGINQETTAPCV, from the exons ATGTCCACCGAGCAAGATATCAAGACAGAGGAACAAATTCCACTGACATACGCTGCAGTCGCCGCACCAACAGTCCAGACAGAAGGAGAAGCTGTTGTTGCTCCAGAAGAGCCAAAGCCAAAGAAGAACTGGTTCACATTCGGAAAGAAGAAGGCTGCTCCAACTGATGAGACCAATATTGAAGAAGGTGGAGCACCGGGAGATGAGCCAGTGAAGGagaagaaagagaagaagTGCTGGTGGAGTAGATGCCAAAAAGGAGAAGGCGAGCAAAAG gaaGAGAACATCGCTATCGGAGTCGATCTCGTCAATCGTGACGCCAACTCGATGAACAACCATGTCCAACTCAACTTTGAAGACATTTTCGGAGAAGCCGACTCACAGCACTCATGGGATTGCGTGTGGCGTCTGAATCATACCGTATTCACTGCCGTCCGGCTCTTCATCTATCGTCTTGTCTCACTCTTGGCTCTTCCATTCACAATCATCTTTGCCATCTTCTTCGGACTTCTCGCATCGATCAACGTCTTCATCATTGTTCCACTTGGAAAACTTCTCTCGATTCCAGGAACTCTTCTCGCCAAGCTCTGGAACTGGTTGATTCATGCCATCTTTGATCCAATTGCCAGTGCTGTTGGACTAATCTTCTCCAATTTCAACATCAGAAAATACGGAATCAATCAAGAAACTACTGCTCCATGCgtctaa
- the nhr-97 gene encoding Nuclear hormone receptor family member nhr-97 (Confirmed by transcript evidence), with protein sequence MSGDAQPSSNQRATEARPPPSPPLVNEKAAIGALCVVCGDRACSHLYYGVAACHGCKCFFWRTVKSRLNYVCRYGGNCSISTAGRNACRYCRFHRCLFVGMKIEAVKMDRKLTKRKKEKTDEDDTDDGGSHESFETTTDAKRAKFDNSLLISSLQLIDKTSSAGNAKLSTLHFVQPSLQNLLDEPELLDGFRSEMSYRATRQADEQLCYDSERRLVTWAIDWCRQTAEIADVHHTNDKISLLRASCAPLVLLELGCQSSFGPSDTQIPFCNNSFLSAHCIPPSTSFLRWKTIQSLNKWAQRELKPLCLRAKEIVLLKALIALNPDANGLSSDAESSIRMLRERVHTALFQLLMENSEPITAASRLAQILLLIPQLSLMGVDVIEQVKVRNTFNKRSAFGEGLLFWQLYGDIFDDANDDSYLEHSASCSPTDSQYTTDSI encoded by the exons atgtCCGGAGATGCGCAACCAAGTTCCAATCAACGTGCTACTGAAGCACGGCCACCGCCTTCGCCGCCTTTAGTCAATGAAAAGGCGGCCATCGGCGCTCTT TGCGTGGTGTGCGGTGACCGCGCCTGTTCGCACCTCTACTACGGAGTTGCCGCATGTCACGGATGCAAGTGTTTTTTCTGGCGAACCGTCAAGAGTAGACTGAACTACGTGTGCCGTTACGGTGGAAACTGCTCGATTTCCACTG CCGGCCGAAACGCTTGTCGCTACTGCCGTTTTCATCGCTGTCTATTCGTTGgaatgaaaattgaag CTGTGAAAATGGATCGTAAGCTGACAAAGCGCAAAAAAGAGAAGACGGACGAAGATGATACGGATGATGGAGGAAGtcatgaaagttttgaaactacG acCGATGCGAAGCGTGCGAAATTCGACAATAGCTTGTTGATTTCTTCACTTCaattaattgataaaacatCATCAGCTGGTAATGCAAAGCTTTCAACTCTCCATTTCGTTCAACCATCACTTCAAAATCTTCTCGATGAACCAGAACTTCTTGACGGTTTTCGCTCAGAAATGAGTTATCGAGCGACTCGACAGGCCGACGAACAATTGTGTTACGATTCTGAACGTCGGTTGGTTACTTGGGCAATTGACTGGTGTCGTCAGACTGCTGAAATTGCAGATGTGCATCACACGAATGATAAG ATCTCCTTACTTCGTGCTTCTTGTGCTCCATTGGTCCTTTTGGAACTTGGATGTCAATCTTCATTTGGTCCTTCTGATACACAAATTCCCTTTTGTAACAACTCTTTTCTTTCTGCTCATTGTATACCACCATCCACATCGTTTCTTCGTTGGAAAACAATTCAATCGTTGAACAAATGGGCACAACGTGAGCTTAAGCCACTCTGTTTGAGAGCCAAGGAAATTGTGCTGCTAAAGGCTTTGATTGCTCTCAATCCAG atgccaACGGTCTATCCTCAGATGCTGAATCGTCAATCCGAATGCTCCGTGAACGTGTTCACACCGCTCTTTTCCAGTTGCTCATGGAGAATTCAGAGCCAATTACTGCTGCTTCTCGTCTTGCTCAAATACTTCTTCTCATTCCACAACTTTCC ttaatgGGAGTTGATGTAATTGAACAAGTAAAAGTTCGAAACACTTTCAACAAGCGATCAGCATTTGGCGAGGGACTCCTCTTCTGGCAACTATACGGAGATATTTTTGATGATGCCAATGATGACAGTTATCTCGAACATTCTGCATCTTGTAGCCCAACTGACAGCCAATATACAACCGACAGCATTTAA
- the cav-1 gene encoding Caveolin (Confirmed by transcript evidence) — protein sequence MNNHVQLNFEDIFGEADSQHSWDCVWRLNHTVFTAVRLFIYRLVSLLALPFTIIFAIFFGLLASINVFIIVPLGKLLSIPGTLLAKLWNWLIHAIFDPIASAVGLIFSNFNIRKYGINQETTAPCV from the coding sequence ATGAACAACCATGTCCAACTCAACTTTGAAGACATTTTCGGAGAAGCCGACTCACAGCACTCATGGGATTGCGTGTGGCGTCTGAATCATACCGTATTCACTGCCGTCCGGCTCTTCATCTATCGTCTTGTCTCACTCTTGGCTCTTCCATTCACAATCATCTTTGCCATCTTCTTCGGACTTCTCGCATCGATCAACGTCTTCATCATTGTTCCACTTGGAAAACTTCTCTCGATTCCAGGAACTCTTCTCGCCAAGCTCTGGAACTGGTTGATTCATGCCATCTTTGATCCAATTGCCAGTGCTGTTGGACTAATCTTCTCCAATTTCAACATCAGAAAATACGGAATCAATCAAGAAACTACTGCTCCATGCgtctaa
- the sre-4 gene encoding Serpentine Receptor, class E (Epsilon) (Partially confirmed by transcript evidence) → MLLDSSTQIVLPRSAADMILFSLINRTASNLDMSSDLIDNLYILETVLLLWSYLECGVFFFVLCTNSQYHPNLTWLLKNLVAQYFFSMACRLFQIYFQYGIDDESGLKSNWFFIFVTFSRNCLIFTALYFSPFVMMERLYASIHIGDYENKPRHYVGYTLSLFLYLWSLMIGLTYAFEIIPTYIHVSCLVSINLLAFVICLLNERYNSKKFVQKKFSTRKSVTYSLSERYQIVENLKTAYLFKRGIISIILFSVICGVFLIRMSSDEHDSSMNWILIGFNYAAILYGIGFPAAMFYYDEQFQRQLITYIRLLFCISRTTPLYEETEQSSRQAKISRNLEAVKETDIYFNNLKGDWEKTAPKCKRKSEC, encoded by the exons ATGCTCCTTGATTCAAGCACACAAATTGTGTTACCCAGATCGGCGGCTGatatgattttattttcacttaTTAATCGTACTGCCTCCAACTTGGACATGTCTTCAGATTTGATTGATAATTTGTACATTTTGGAAACCGTTCTTCTACTTTGGAG TTATCTGGAATGTGGTGtattcttttttgttctttgCACTAACAGTCAATATCATCCAAATTTAACAtggcttttaaaaaatctagttgCTCAATATTTCTTCTCGATGGCATGCCGcctatttcaaatttattttcaatatggAATTGACGATGAAA gcggtttaaaatcaaattggtttttcatttttgttacaTTCAGTAGGAATTGCTTGATATTCACTGCTCTCTATTTTTCCCCGTTTGTCATGATGGAGAGATTGTATGCTTCTATTCACATTGGAG ACTACGAGAACAAACCACGTCATTATGTTGGCTATACGCTTTCTCTATTTTTGTATCTTTGGTCTCTAATGATAGGATTAACATACGCCTTTG AAATCATACCTACTTACATTCACGTATCCTGCTTGGTATCTATCAACCTATTGGCATTTGTG atatgccTCTTGAACGAAAGAtataattcgaaaaagtttgtGCAAAAGAAGTTCTCAACAAGGAAATCAGTAACATATTCGCTTTCGGAAAGATaccaaattgttgaaaacttgaaaacggCCTAT TTGTTTAAACGTGGCATTATTTCCATAATATTATTCTCTGTAATCTGTGGTGTTTTCTTGATCAGAATGAGCAGTGATGAGCACGATTCTTCGATGAATTGGATTCTGATTGGATTCAATTATGCGGCCATTTT atatggaATTGGTTTTCCTGCGgcaatgttttattatgatgaACAATTCCAAAGACAATTGATTACTTATATTAGACTG CTATTCTGCATTTCCCGAACGACTCCACTTTATGAGGAAACCGAACAATCGTCACGACAAGCAAAAATTAGTCGGAATTTGGAAGCGGTCAAGGAAACGGACatatatttcaataatttgaaagGAGATTGGGAAAAAACGGCACCGAAATGCAAGAGGAAAAGCGAGTGTTGA